A window from Diachasmimorpha longicaudata isolate KC_UGA_2023 chromosome 5, iyDiaLong2, whole genome shotgun sequence encodes these proteins:
- the LOC135162324 gene encoding zinc finger C4H2 domain-containing protein isoform X1 yields the protein MSADTTVIFAKLEALKDIRSKTLQLEKMKQRIIQEVEQTEHEDKCLMDYKQEMELLMQEKMAHVEELRQIHADINTMESVIKQAEEARTRAREHAKILHNNEYQPLKHDIDRMRREYLGLERLPELYETETDLISPDYFDRPMQKAEWRVEVRGDDLMQPLGLHGHPGHPGASTPFLAPQPLQGPSKPEPRPLPPATGPPAPTFRYHWQQPPPMKSCLSCHQQIHRNAPICPLCKAKSRSRNPKKPKKKD from the exons ATGTCGGCTGATACTACAGTGATTTTTGCAAAGCTGGAAGCACTCAAGGATATAAG GTCAAAGACACTGCAATTGGAGAAGATGAAGCAGAGGATAATCCAGGAGGTTGAACAGACGGAGCATGAGGACAAGTGTCTCATGGATTATAAACAAGAAATGGAGTTACTTATGCAGGAGAAAATGGCACATGTTGAGGAATTGCGACAAATTCACGCTGATATTAATACC ATGGAGTCCGTCATAAAACAAGCGGAAGAAGCTAGAACTCGTGCCAGGGAGCACGCTAAAATACTCCACAACAATGAATATCAGCCACTAAAACATGACATTGACAGAATGCGTAGGGAATATTTGGGCCTTGAGAGACTGCCAGAACTTTATGAGACTGAGACTGATTTAATATCACCCGA CTACTTTGATAGACCAATGCAGAAAGCCGAGTGGAGGGTGGAAGTTCGAGGGGATGATTTAATGCAACCACTGGGGTTGCATGGACACCCGGGGCATCCCGGTGCGTCAACACCATTCTTGGCGCCCCAACCACTGCAGGGACCAAGTAAACCTGAGCCCAGGCCCTTACCACCCGCCACAGGTCCGCCTGCTCCAACATTCAGGTACCACTG GCAACAACCGCCCCCCATGAAGTCCTGTCTATCCTGTCATCAGCAGATTCACAGAAATGCACCGATCTGTCCATTATGCAAAGCTAAATCTCGCTCACGTAATCCCAAGAAACCGAAGAAGAAGGACTGA
- the Tcs3 gene encoding probable tRNA N6-adenosine threonylcarbamoyltransferase, whose amino-acid sequence MVVAIGFEGSANKLGIGIIRDDEVLSNVRRTYVTPPGEGFLPKETAIHHRTHVLEVLKQALSDAKLTVKDVDVICYTKGPGMGGPLSVLALVARTIAQIYNKPIIGVNHCVGHIEMGRSITKSENPTILYVSGGNTQIIAYAKQRYRIFGETIDIAVGNCLDRFARLLMLSNDPSPGYNIEQMAKMGKKLAPLPYTVKGMDVSFSGILSHIEERLKEWLSSEKYTKEDLCFSLQETLFAMLIEITERAMAHVGSNEVLIVGGVGCNERLQAMMEIMCKERSAKLYATDERFCIDNGVMIAVAGLLQFNHGKPTPWRETTCSQRYRTDDVLITWRQ is encoded by the exons ATGGTTGTGGCCATTGGATTTGAAGGAAGTGCCAATAAACTGGGGATTGGGATTATTCGGGATGATGAGGTACTGTCGAATGTCAGGAGGACGTACGTCACACCTCCCGGTGAAG GGTTTCTACCAAAAGAAACAGCCATTCACCACAGGACCCACGTCCTCGAGGTATTGAAACAAGCCCTGAGTGATGCAAAATTGACAGTGAAGGATGTGGATGTAATATGTTACACAAAGGGCCCTGGAATGGGTGGACCTCTCTCAGTGCTGGCTCTggtcgctaggacaattgctCAGATATACAATAAACCAATAATAGGAGTGAATCACTGTGTGGGGCACATTGAGATGGGAAGATCGATAACTAAGAGCGAGAACCCAACGATTCTATACGTATCTGGAGGTAACACACAGATAATTGCTTACGCCAAGCAGAGGTACAGAATTTTCGGAGAGACGATTGACATCGCTGTTGGCAATTGTTTGGATAGGTTCGCTAGGCTTCTGATGCTCTCCAACGACCCCAGCCCTGGATACAATATTGAACAAATGGcgaaaat GGGTAAAAAACTAGCTCCTCTTCCTTACACTGTCAAAGGAATGGACGTGTCGTTTTCTGGGATATTATCGCACATTGAAGAGCGTTTGAAGGAATGGTTGAGCTCGGAGAAATATACTAAGGAGGATTTGTGCTTCTCCCTGCAGGAAACTCTCTTTGCAATGTTGATAGAAATCACAG AAAGAGCAATGGCTCACGTGGGCTCCAACGAAGTGCTGATAGTCGGTGGCGTGGGCTGCAACGAGCGCCTACAAGCCATGATGGAAATAATGTGCAAAGAGCGCTCGGCAAAACTTTATGCCACTGACGAGAGGTTCTGCATAGATAATGGAGTAATGATAGCGGTGGCTGGCCTTCTCCAGTTCAACCACGGAAAGCCCACCCCCTGGAGGGAGACGACCTGCTCCCAGAGATATAGAACTGACGATGTATTAATCACTTGGCGACAATAA
- the LOC135162324 gene encoding zinc finger C4H2 domain-containing protein isoform X2 — protein MSADTTVIFAKLEALKDIRSKTLQLEKMKQRIIQEVEQTEHEDKCLMDYKQEMELLMQEKMAHVEELRQIHADINTMESVIKQAEEARTRAREHAKILHNNEYQPLKHDIDRMRREYLGLERLPELYETETDLISPDYFDRPMQKAEWRVEVRGDDLMQPLGLHGHPGHPGASTPFLAPQPLQGPSKPEPRPLPPATGPPAPTFRQQPPPMKSCLSCHQQIHRNAPICPLCKAKSRSRNPKKPKKKD, from the exons ATGTCGGCTGATACTACAGTGATTTTTGCAAAGCTGGAAGCACTCAAGGATATAAG GTCAAAGACACTGCAATTGGAGAAGATGAAGCAGAGGATAATCCAGGAGGTTGAACAGACGGAGCATGAGGACAAGTGTCTCATGGATTATAAACAAGAAATGGAGTTACTTATGCAGGAGAAAATGGCACATGTTGAGGAATTGCGACAAATTCACGCTGATATTAATACC ATGGAGTCCGTCATAAAACAAGCGGAAGAAGCTAGAACTCGTGCCAGGGAGCACGCTAAAATACTCCACAACAATGAATATCAGCCACTAAAACATGACATTGACAGAATGCGTAGGGAATATTTGGGCCTTGAGAGACTGCCAGAACTTTATGAGACTGAGACTGATTTAATATCACCCGA CTACTTTGATAGACCAATGCAGAAAGCCGAGTGGAGGGTGGAAGTTCGAGGGGATGATTTAATGCAACCACTGGGGTTGCATGGACACCCGGGGCATCCCGGTGCGTCAACACCATTCTTGGCGCCCCAACCACTGCAGGGACCAAGTAAACCTGAGCCCAGGCCCTTACCACCCGCCACAGGTCCGCCTGCTCCAACATTCAG GCAACAACCGCCCCCCATGAAGTCCTGTCTATCCTGTCATCAGCAGATTCACAGAAATGCACCGATCTGTCCATTATGCAAAGCTAAATCTCGCTCACGTAATCCCAAGAAACCGAAGAAGAAGGACTGA
- the LOC135162313 gene encoding serine/arginine repetitive matrix protein 1: MSRDYDSRRRTGTSSSKLRMDTSISQTRPHGESSSKRKEIDNVMRKARESHQSSYWNKKLLEAEERDPNRWRHSGYKELYVGSNSGETSRNHPRSPRSPRPRSPYSPRARSPRERSYTRGRAARSPSTGSTCSDRSCSVCSPRDRRRVQAQSRSRSRSQSPHARQRGHGKEHIVTSSSSRTAPPRSRPRSPPPIPRPRTPPPAPQPQSRHQKEYKAMREKEAAKARRKEKHHRVSEDPRVPEPIPLMRKPVKIEKTHSSQPPPTAAIHAQAESSGSEDSDSSSNASNVGPPKMTLSERFGKMAQWSVDRRDMENMRITKDGENAMKVVIEGEERIARLGYDSPPPGHYPESLLAQGPRGLDCWDDVRVRYDYYKARGYLRDLTLDDYVKWEEWWYKYQEWLEAERFYEQWSAAGARGGGGRKRRGRRNNANH; this comes from the exons ATGTCGAGGGACTACGACAGCCGTCGTCGAACTGGGACAAGTTCCAGCAAGCTGCGAATGGACACAAGCATCTCCCAGACGCGTCCTCACGGCGAGTCATCCTCAAAACGCAAAGAGATTGATAATGTAATGCGTAAAGCGCGTGAATCACATCAGTCCTCCTACTGGAACAAGAAACTCCTGGAGGCAGAGGAACGTGATCCCAACAGATGGCGTCACAGTGGCTACAAAGAGCTCTACGTTGGCTCAAATAGTGGAGAGACCAGTAGGAATCATCCTCGAAGTCCGCGTAGCCCTCGGCCACGTTCGCCTTACAGTCCGCGTGCACGATCGCCACGCGAACGCTCCTACACTAGGGGTAGAGCGGCCCGGAGTCCCAGTACGGGATCCACCTGTTCGGACAGGTCGTGTTCGGTTTGTTCGCCGAGGGATCGTCGTCGCGTACAAGCCCAATCACGTTCACGCTCGCGATCACAATCACCTCATGCCCGCCAGAGGGGACACGGAAAGGAGCATATCGTTACTAGTTCTAGTTCGAGAACAGCTCCACCGCGTTCGAGGCCACGCTCACCTCCACCAATACCGCGTCCGCGTACACCACCCCCAGCACCACAGCCACAGTCACGTCATCAAAAGGAGTACAAGGCGATGAGGGAGAAAGAGGCGGCTAAAGCTAGAAGGAAGGAGAAGCATCACAGGGTATCCGAGGATCCCAGAGTTCCCGAGCCAATTCCTTTG ATGAGAAAGCCTGTGAAGATTGAGAAGACTCACTCGAGTCAACCGCCGCCAACAGCTGCTATTCACGCACAAGCTGAGTCTTCCGGGAGTGAAGACAGCGATAGCTCTTCCAATGCCTCCAATGTGGGGCCACCGAAGATGACATTATCAGAACG ATTTGGAAAAATGGCACAATGGAGTGTAGACCGCCGAGACATGGAGAATATGCGCATCACCAAAGACGGTGAAAATGCAATGAAAGTGGTGATAGAGGGAGAGGAGAGAATCGCACGATTAGGTTACGATTCGCCACCCCCTGGCCATTATCCAGAATCTCTATTAGCCCAAGGCCCACGAGGACTCGATTGCTGGGATGATGTGAGAGTGAGATATGACTATTACAAAGCACGTGGCTACTTGCGAGATTTGACTCTTGATGACTATGTCAAGTGGGAGGAGTGGTGGTACAAGTATCAAGAATGGCTGGAGGCTGAACGCTTTTACGAGCAGTGGTCAGCCGCTGGAGCACGCGGAGGCGGTGGCAGGAAGAGACGTGGCAGACGCAATAATGCCAATCATTAA